One Fusarium oxysporum f. sp. lycopersici 4287 chromosome 8, whole genome shotgun sequence genomic region harbors:
- a CDS encoding hypothetical protein (At least one base has a quality score < 10) produces the protein MPTTICLRTGSHCPPSQSSFKTLSQPLVLIHLSPASRLTPDFPCLSHLSIERYLRQGKTHHCINCSQLHPSLPDNIPYLPSRILNRHLSPAFRHLFLSLTVARVPQSRRRFYPSIANPSSRRRRSLILLSDKYILTLLHHPSLQIRFTLNPAHCLLARYLLTLIQPLPGNDFATQAGI, from the coding sequence ATGCCGACTACCATCTGTCTCCGAACCGGCAGCCACTGCCCTCCATCTCAGAGTTCATTCAAGACACTAAGCCAGCCACTTGTACTCATACACCTCTCTCCAGCGTCCAGACTGACTCCGGACTTTCCCTGCCTCTCGCATCTATCCATCGAACGCTACCTAAGACAGGGAAAAACCCATCATTGCATCAACTGCTCTCAGCTTCACCCTTCCCTCCCCGACAACATACCCTACCTGCCTTCTCGGATCCTCAACCGCCACCTTTCGCCAGCCTTCCGTCACCTCTTCCTGTCTCTAACTGTTGCCAGAGTCCCTCAGTCAAGGCGGAGATTCTATCCCAGCATCGCCAACCCCAGCAGCAGAAGACGCAGgagcctcatcctcctttCAGACAAGTACATTCTCACTCTGCTCCACCATCCCTCCCTCCAGATCCGATTTACTCTCAACCCCGCCCACTGCCTCCTGGCCAGATACCTCTTGACCCTTATCCAACCCCTCCCAGGGAACGACTTTGCTACTCAAGCCGGGATATAA